One Mycoavidus sp. B2-EB genomic region harbors:
- a CDS encoding MBL fold metallo-hydrolase, whose protein sequence is MKTRIIPVTPFKQNCTVLICEVSQHAAVIDPGGDLEQIEEYLEKAGVKLEKIFLTHGHLDHCGGAQELAHKYHVPIEGPHKEERFWLDLLPEQSIRFGFPPASVFAPDRWLENGDRVHFGKETLEVYHCPGHTPGHIIFFSRAQRLAMVGDVLFAHAIGRTDFPRGNRAQLIHSIQSQLWPLGDDVTFIPGHGRTSTFGQERKTNPYVADEVISSASVG, encoded by the coding sequence ATGAAAACTAGAATCATTCCGGTTACGCCTTTTAAGCAAAACTGCACTGTACTGATCTGTGAGGTCAGTCAGCACGCTGCTGTGATAGACCCTGGCGGAGATTTAGAGCAAATCGAGGAATACCTCGAAAAGGCAGGCGTGAAATTAGAGAAAATTTTTCTCACACATGGCCACCTTGATCATTGCGGCGGTGCGCAGGAGCTGGCGCACAAATATCATGTTCCGATTGAAGGGCCTCATAAAGAGGAGCGTTTTTGGCTAGACTTATTGCCCGAGCAAAGTATCCGTTTTGGTTTTCCGCCTGCTAGCGTATTTGCGCCAGATCGCTGGCTAGAAAACGGAGATCGAGTGCATTTTGGAAAAGAAACGCTAGAAGTCTATCATTGTCCAGGCCACACACCGGGGCACATTATTTTCTTTAGCCGAGCGCAACGCTTAGCCATGGTAGGTGATGTATTATTTGCCCACGCCATAGGCCGCACCGATTTTCCACGCGGCAATCGGGCCCAGTTGATCCATTCCATCCAAAGCCAGCTATGGCCTCTGGGCGATGACGTGACCTTCATTCCAGGACATGGCCGCACCTCTACTTTTGGGCAAGAGCGAAAAACGAATCCCTATGTTGCAGATGAAGTCATTTCATCCGCTAGCGTCGGTTAG
- a CDS encoding helix-turn-helix domain-containing protein — protein sequence MTLFFLAGTLYDMDIHARIKQKRLEKKFSLEELAQKVGVKSWQAVQHWERPEDKGGTAPHRNRLPSVAKALGVSPEWLQFGDEAMSARKRARKSQPLSALEQKLISQHENLSMAVRQLIQKLIDADTVSALPNNVVVALDSVLGAYLELCQTFPHKKPQKTSAP from the coding sequence GTGACGCTATTTTTTCTGGCGGGTACATTGTATGACATGGATATACATGCACGAATCAAACAAAAACGCCTAGAAAAAAAATTTTCGCTAGAAGAGCTTGCCCAGAAAGTAGGCGTTAAAAGTTGGCAGGCGGTTCAGCACTGGGAACGCCCTGAAGATAAAGGGGGCACAGCGCCGCATAGAAATCGACTGCCTTCTGTTGCTAAAGCACTAGGCGTATCGCCAGAGTGGCTACAATTTGGGGACGAAGCAATGTCTGCTCGCAAACGCGCCAGAAAAAGCCAACCCTTATCAGCGCTTGAGCAAAAATTAATCAGTCAACATGAAAATCTTTCAATGGCTGTGCGCCAATTGATTCAAAAATTAATCGATGCGGATACAGTGAGCGCCTTACCCAATAACGTTGTAGTCGCGCTTGATAGCGTTTTAGGAGCTTATTTAGAGCTGTGTCAGACGTTCCCGCATAAGAAACCACAAAAAACTAGCGCGCCCTAA
- a CDS encoding 2-hydroxycarboxylate transporter family protein: protein MESQSKMHWVHICRAYLMRSKLFRCQTKLILYKGLPVSKSDFYTLWPHPWSALGLRLLQFRIGIMPLPLYCAIFACLCAFLIWGTLPSEISVMFATLAVLGFTCAELGARLPGLRRIGGPVLVTLLLPSGLVYYQWIPTDLVRSISEFWHATNILYLFTAAIIVASLLSMERRLLIQGCAKIFMPLAAGSIAAALVGTLTGLAFGLSAYDTFFYLVVPIMAGGLGEGAIPLTLGYAAILQVPQPQLFAQVVPPVVLGNLMAIICAALYHQFGARYLRYSAEGPTLLSGASARKSKLPLISVEPLAEAGMVALGLYMIGLVVHQCTAWPATIVMLCLAVGVKLTRMVSPKLEYGAQMMHHFFCRAVAYPLLFGIGLTLTPWKGLLAALTLANCVTIMATVLTLTTVGFVVGRWVGLHPVESAVINACHSGMGGIGDMAILTAADRMRLMPFAQLATRIGGALSVLLALILLAQIT from the coding sequence ATGGAATCTCAATCCAAAATGCATTGGGTGCATATTTGTCGTGCGTATCTAATGCGTTCTAAATTATTTCGCTGTCAGACAAAGCTGATTTTATATAAAGGCTTGCCGGTCTCTAAAAGCGACTTTTATACGCTATGGCCGCACCCTTGGTCAGCCCTCGGCCTAAGGCTTTTACAGTTTCGTATTGGGATCATGCCATTGCCTCTATATTGCGCTATTTTTGCTTGCTTATGCGCTTTCCTCATTTGGGGCACGTTGCCTAGTGAAATTTCGGTGATGTTTGCTACGCTCGCCGTGCTGGGCTTTACATGCGCCGAATTGGGCGCGCGCCTACCCGGTTTGCGCCGTATTGGTGGGCCTGTGCTGGTGACACTCTTACTCCCTTCAGGCCTAGTGTATTACCAGTGGATACCTACCGATTTAGTGCGCTCAATTAGTGAGTTTTGGCATGCAACGAATATCCTTTATTTGTTTACCGCCGCCATTATTGTGGCGAGCTTGCTTAGTATGGAGCGGCGGTTGCTGATTCAAGGTTGCGCTAAAATTTTTATGCCACTGGCGGCAGGTTCGATTGCTGCGGCATTAGTCGGTACTCTGACTGGCTTAGCGTTTGGTTTAAGTGCATATGATACGTTTTTCTATTTAGTGGTTCCGATTATGGCGGGTGGCCTCGGTGAAGGAGCGATTCCGTTAACATTAGGCTATGCAGCGATTTTACAGGTACCGCAACCTCAGCTTTTTGCACAAGTTGTGCCGCCAGTGGTGCTGGGCAATTTGATGGCCATTATCTGTGCTGCTTTATATCATCAGTTTGGTGCGCGTTATCTGCGCTATAGCGCAGAAGGCCCTACATTATTGTCTGGCGCTTCAGCTCGCAAAAGCAAGCTGCCGCTTATTTCGGTTGAGCCGTTAGCAGAAGCGGGCATGGTTGCATTGGGTCTATACATGATTGGGCTGGTTGTGCATCAATGCACGGCATGGCCCGCGACGATTGTGATGCTGTGCTTAGCTGTAGGCGTTAAATTGACGCGTATGGTGTCGCCTAAATTGGAATATGGTGCGCAGATGATGCACCATTTTTTTTGCCGTGCGGTAGCCTATCCATTATTGTTTGGCATCGGATTGACGCTGACGCCGTGGAAAGGATTGCTTGCAGCGCTTACGCTAGCGAATTGCGTCACGATTATGGCGACTGTATTGACGTTAACGACGGTAGGTTTTGTGGTGGGACGCTGGGTTGGCTTGCATCCGGTTGAAAGCGCGGTGATCAATGCCTGTCATAGTGGCATGGGTGGGATTGGTGATATGGCGATCCTTACTGCGGCTGATCGCATGCGTTTAATGCCATTTGCTCAATTGGCAACGCGCATTGGCGGGGCCTTGAGCGTGCTATTAGCGCTTATTTTGCTGGCTCAAATAACGTAA